One window from the genome of Microtus ochrogaster isolate Prairie Vole_2 unplaced genomic scaffold, MicOch1.0 UNK49, whole genome shotgun sequence encodes:
- the Tbc1d21 gene encoding TBC1 domain family member 21, translating into MTTLSPENSLSAKQSATFILEKRNPPIDKTEWDSFFDENGHLAKSRDFICVNILERGLHPSVRTEAWKFLTGYYSWQSSWDERLMVDSKRRRNYKALCQMYEKIQPLLENLHGNFTETKNNIAYDIQKLYTKDPLGNVLVDKKKLEKTLLLSYVCNTKAEYQRGFHEMVMLFQLMVEHDHETFWLFQFFLQKTEHSCVINIGVGKNLDMLNSLIALLDPEFAEHLKGKGSGAVQSLFPWFCLCFQRAFKSFDDVWRLWEVLLTGKPCRNFQVLVAYSMLQMVREQALLESMSGDAILLACNNLIDLDADELISAACMVYAELMQKECPSQGVQVQIWTPPGTQENVIDWID; encoded by the exons ATGACCACCCTTTCTCCAGAAAACAGCCTCTCTGCGAAGCAGTCGGCCACCTTCATCCTG GAGAAAAGAAACCCCCCCATTGACAAGACGGAATGGGACAGCTTCTTCGATGAGAACGGTCACTTGGCCAAGTCTCGGGACTTCATTTGTGTTAACATCCTGGAAAGG GGTCTACACCCCTCCGTGAGGACAGAAGCCTGGAAGTTCCTCACAGGTTACTACTCTTGGCAGAGTTCCTGGGATGAGCGGCTCATGGTGGACAGCAAGAGGAG GAGGAACTACAAAGCCCTGTGCCAGATGTACGAGAAAATCCAGCCCCTGCTGGAAAACTTGCATGGGAACTTCACAGAGACTAAGAACAACATCG CATATGACATCCAGAAACTCTATACCAAAGATCCCCTGGGCAATGTGCTTGTGGACAAGAAGAAACTAGAGAAGACCCTGCTGCTGAGTTATGTCTGCAACACAAAGGCTG AGTACCAGCGGGGCTTCCATGAGATGGTGATGCTTTTCCAGCTGATGGTGGAGCATGACCACGAGACCTTCTGGCTCTTCCAATTCTTCCTGCAGAAAACA GAGCACAGCTGTGTCATTAACATCGGGGTAGGCAAGAATCTGGACATGCTCAACAGCCTGATCGCTTTACTGGACCCTGAATTTGCCGAACACCTCA AAGGGAAGGGCTCCGGAGCCGTGCAGTCCCTCTTCCCCTggttctgcctctgcttccagcgTGCCTTCAAATCTTTCGATGATGTCTGGAGGCTTTGGGAG GTTCTGCTGACAGGGAAGCCCTGCAGGAATTTCCAGGTGCTGGTGGCCTACAGCATGCTACAGATGGTGCGTGAGCAGGCACTGCTGGAGAGCATGAGCGGCGATGCCATCCTCCTG GCCTGCAACAACCTCATCGACCTTGATGCTGATGAGCTGATCTCTGCTGCCTGCATGGTTTATGCTGAGCTCATGCAAAAGGAG TGTCCTTCCCAAGGGGTTCAAGTACAAATCTGGACCCCCCCAGGGACTCAGGAAAATGTCATCGACTGGATAGACTGA